ccaattaagaACTGGGCAAAGGATctaaacctcaccaaagaaaatGTACAGATGGCAAATGCTTATGAAGATACTCAACATTGTATTTGAtgagggaattgcaaattaaggcaacaatgaaataccactacacCCCATCAGAAGCTAAAATTTAACAGACAATAGCAAATACTGACAATACTAGTGAGAATGCAGGGcacaaaaaaattcttattctttaCTGTTGGAAATGGAAAGACAGTTTGGAAGATAGTGTGGCTGTTTCATACAATGCCAAATACAGTCATACAGTCTAGTCCAACAATCACATCCCTAGATATTTACCTAGGTTTTATCCAGTTGAACTGAAAACTTATGTACACACAAAACCTTGCATGCTTATCTTTATAGCAGCCTATTCATAATTGTCCCAAACTGAAAGATGTCCTTCAGAAGGTGAGTGGATGAATAAACTGTGGCACATCTGTCCaaaggaatactattcagcaattaaaaaaaaaaaagtaagctaccAAACTGCAAAAAAGGGAGGCTGTATGATCCAATTATATgactgacattctggaaaaggccaaAGTGTACAGACAGTAAAATAATCAGTATTTGCCATGGGTTCTAGGATAGGGGAGGCACAAGGGATTTTTAGGGCCATAGAACTGTTCTGTGTTTGTGTGGTAGAGTAAAGTGGACACATgactatgcatttgtcaaaatccatagacCTTTAAAGCACAAAGAGTGAACattaatatatacaatatctttttaaaaatcacttagaCGTTCTGGGGATGCTAGGAATTCAGACTGTGACAAGAACATCTAACTGtgctaaaatatatgaaacatcaCACTGCAGAGATGGAAGGGAAAGGTGCTGATGTAAGTAGCTTTGGTAACAAGAAAAGTCTGTAAGACTAAAGTCACATAACTATATTCCAGTTGATGAGATTTTTCCCACTAGGTGATGAGTTAACAATTCCAATACTGCTACCCATATTACTGGACTTACACAATTGAGCAAATGGATGGCAGATGATGGGGGCCAGATTTTTCACTGCTGGAATGGGAGTTATAGATAAGTAACTGGAAGAGCCTGAATGATCCATGTGGTAATAGAGTAGATCTGGAGACATTAGAAATGAGCTCATGTTTAACCTGCTATAAATATGGTTAGTTACATATAAAACACAGATGTGCATAAATACACAGGTTagtgtacatacatatatttctttgctGTTAGCTGAAAAGcccaaaaataaatgataacccATTAGCATCAAGCACATCTAGGGCTCAAATCTtgttttctaataccattctccaataaaaggaaatggGGCTCCTTAGAGAAATAACTGAATATTGGACTAAGACAGAAAATATACATGATGTGTCTGAAGTATTTTTAGAGggagaaagtaaggaaatgttGAAACACACACATTGTTGGGGATATAACAAAGGCGCAGGAGAGTCAACTGAAAGAGCTCCTAGTGGCCAAAGCTACAACAATTTGAGCAATGAAGTTAATAAAGTAGTATTGTATTataatccaaagtataaaatcaaTATCCATGAATCTGAACTGATACATATACATGATCAAATAAGCTAATAAACATGAGAGATAAAACAAATATCTCATGCAGAAGAATTTCAAATGATATATGGAGGTAATCCACCTTCAAGGAGGGAGACTATATCTTCTCACTACTTAGAGTGAGGCTGTGCATTTCCTTCCAAAGAGGGCAGTGTGAAATGGGGGAATGTAGTAACTTTAGAGAAGAAACCTGTCAAATGCTACCTCaaccaggtgatcaaggtcaacatcaacatAAATATACTAGTAGGGTGATAAgtacccttgatatgatgtgataaaAATGGCACTCTACCTGTGATGTCTTCTTCCCAGTAACCCACTGTCTCAATCTTATCATGCGAAAAAACATCAAATTTTGACAGTGGGTATCCTATGAAATACCTGTCCAGTATGCCTCAAAGCTGCCAAAATCAtcaaaaacagggacgcctgggtggctcagtggttgagcgtctgcctttggctcaggtcgtgatcccggggtcctgggatccagtcccacatcaggctcccctcaggaagcctgtttctttccctgcctgtgtctctgcctcctctgtgtgcctctcatgaattaataaataaaattttttttaaaaaatcatcaaaaacaagaaaagtctaaGAATCTGCCAGAGCTaaaagacatgacaactaaatgcagtgtgctatcctggatgggatcctggaacagaaaaaggacacgTGATATaaactaaggaaatatgaataaagtataGACACtgcttaataaaaatgtatcaatattggtccattgattataacaaatgtaccacgtTATTAATAGGGCACTCTGGACATAAGATATATGGAAATCCTCCTATTCTCTTCtcaattttctgtaaatctaaaacttttcTAACAAATAGTCTATTTGAAATTCCTCTGGGGGGATTTAACCAGAACCCAACTAGACAGCTGTTGTCCTGGGGCTTCATTCACACCCTGGAAATCCCCTCTGTCTACTTCCTTTGCTAGATTTCCAGGGTCTTGGATCATGTCCTTTTTCTATCTTACTTTATTCCCTCATCTTGTTGGAGTTTATTGTCCATAAACATAGCTTTCTGATAAAAAGTACATAGAaggtaaatatttgaaaatgtgtgtatttcaaaatatcattaaTTTACACTTGCCCTTGATTGATCATGTGGGTGGATCatgtagaattctaggttggagATCACTTGTATAAGTTTTCAAGCATTTATCCTTTGTCTTCTTACTTCCTGGATTGCTCTTAAGAAGTTCAAAATCGGCAGGCTCGGTCAAGATGAGGGGCAGGCCAGTTGCAGCATCAAGCCGGTGGCTGGAGGGCTTTCGAAAGTGGTATTACAATGCTGCAGGGTTCAATAAACTGGGGTTAATGCGAGATGATACAATATATGAGAATGAGGATGTGAAGGAGGCCATAAGAAGGCTTCCTGAGAACCTTTATAATGACAGGATATTTCACATTAAGAGGGCACTGGACCTGACCAGGAGCATCAGATCTTGCTTAAGGAGCAGTGGACGAAATATGAGGAAGATAAATTCCACCTTGAACCTTATCTGAGAGAAgttattcaagaaagaaaagagagagaaatgggcaaagaactaATCATGGTGTTGAAATCTGTGGTTGCAGCTGTCCTCGAAGAAGTTGGGTAAACCTGAAATGTACAATTTTGGAACTATTTGAGCTGCAAAtgtattactttaaataaatgtctactgtgattattgaaaaagaagaagaagaaggaattcAAAATCATTCTAATTCCAGATCCTTTGAAACTGACCTCTTTTATCTCACTGAAAGATATGGGGATCTACTTGATTCATTACTGGTTGTTAGTCAGTTTTCATTATATCAGGCACCTGGTGGTCCCTTTCAATCTAGAAATTCATGTCATTCAGTTATGGAAAATGTTTTGTATCAGTTCTTTGATAATTTCATCTCCAtctcttttgcacattttttcttCTGGAACTTCCATTATTCAAAAGCATTTCATGGGTTGCTTTTGTAATCTTAATTGTctcctattttacttttttttgtctttttgttggaCATTTTGCAAAATTTCCTCAGCTTCATCTTCCAACTCTCtgtttattaaagaataataCCCTGGTCTGTTAGtagaatatgtatgtgtgtatgtgaaattGTCTTCCTCAATCTAATCTCTCTGTTTCTTCCCTTAATCTGTTCCCCTCCTCctattcttccctcccttttcctttttttttttttttttttttttctgcttgttttcttcccctctctgatttatctttcttcttttggtcCTTCTTACTCTGTTTTCATGCTTGgttctttctttgttcctttgtttctttctttccttccttccttctttctttttttcttctctctctctctctctctctcttttttgagagagagagcacacaagtggaggggaagacagaggatgaggaagagaaagaattttaagccaGTTCCagcccagtgcagaacccaaggtagggctcaatctcacaaccctgagatcatgccctgagctgaaatcaagatcatgactgagccacccaggtgcccgagttctttcttcttaatactttctttttcaaacCTGTCTCTGCTTCCCACCTGTTTTGCTCTCTGTTTCTGCCCATCTTCCAGTTTTGACTTCCCTTCTTATCTTTCCCACATCTGTTCCTGCTCCTCCAtctgtctctcttcttctacttctctacctcacttcatttctctcctctcttccccctagatttattttttaagattttatttattttttattcatgagacacagagagagagagagagagagagattgaagcagagacataggtagagggggaagaaggttccatgcaaggagcccaatgtgggacttgaacccagatccctgggtcacaccctgagccaaaggcagacactcaaccactgagccacccaggcatcccttccccCTAGATTTACACTCTCATTACCTTACTGTTCCACTCCCATCCCTAtattccctctttctccttttctctgttaaACCACATTTCTCTcactcctcttttcctttcttccacccCATTTCTATTTCCATCCTACTCTCTATTCATACTTCCTATATTGCTCCTTCTCTGAATGAccattaatttcaaaaataatatacttattCTGATTATTCTCTAAAACTATATATAGCATGTCTTATTTTATGGATGCGGAATATTCTTATCTTTgagaatattataattttatttggagttcttttttttccctgtgggcaccctggtttttttttaagattttttatttattcatgagagacacagaaagagagaagcagagacataggcagacggagaagcaggctccatgcagggagcccgatgtgggactcgatcccagtactccaggctcacgccctgagctgaaggccgacacgcccaaccactgagccacctacgtgtcCTGATGGGCACCCTGTCTTGCCCTTCCATGTtcacttttcctgtttttcttgttGGGTTTAATCCTTGTTTTCACATTAGATGCTTTCTGGTGCCAATCGACAGTTTATCTCTGTCCTTTTCTACTTAGTAATTGCACTAAAAAGCTCATTGCAAGCTATGTGTGCAAGGATAGGACTTGTTAACTTGTGGGATTTCACTAAAGAAATGACTAAAGACTGACTAGGTAGGAGTTGCCCAGTGTCTTGTGGATAGTTTTCATGTATGCTTAAAGGAAATTCTTAGGAGAATTTTTAAGGGTAGAATAGGgaaataaagcctttttaaatgatttaaatctAAGTTGTCGGCAAAATGGAAACAAGATTTGAGAACCACTATCAGTGGTGGGCAGATCATGAGATCTTTGAGTCAGGAGCTCTAGGTTCAAGAACATCCATTACTTGCTATCTAATGTCAGATAATTAAGTAGTAACCCTTTCTTGGATGAGTTGTCAGACAGGCAAACATTTGCTTCACAGAATCTCTAGAaccaaatgggaagaaaagacTCCACTAACTAAAACTTTATATGCTCATATTTCTGAAAAATCCAGGACATTTTTCatctgaaacattttcttctttgtcactACCAATGCTAACAGAGTTTTTAAACTTTTGGGAGGCCTGGGTCAGAGCTGGGACCATTAAGGCTATAAAAGTCTATAGGGTAAGGCCACAAGAGGCTCTGCCTACCACCTGGATGGACCAAGATCTACAAATTAGGAAGAAAGTTCTTTGGGGTAGGCGATAAATAAAAGGGCATTAATGATTTTGTACAGGTGCATGTACTAACACCACAACCCATAGATTGGGTCCATACTAGATTTTTTCCATGAGGTCCAATAATCCTTAAAGGAATAGTGATGATTACCACCACCATTTATTGGAGTGCCATATGAGAACTTTTAGCTTCAGATCCAGTCCCTTCAATTCTGAGTTTCATGCTCTGAAACCCTGTTAGATATTGACCATCCAATGAAGTTGAAGAATAGAGACAGAGCATAAGTCATGTGGATATGGCATGTGTAGACATCTTCACAGGGAGAAGTAAAGAAGCATGAAGCATAAAAATAGTTCCAGTTAAGTATATCCAAAAGATTCTATTTTGAATATGAGACTATTTCTGTGAATTAACATGTTAAGTTTTGTATGCCATCTTAACAACTCTGCCAACCTCATTTCCAAGCCATTCCTCATAACGACAGTAGCAAGATTTAGGATGCATAGGTTGAAGTCCAAAATGTGAAATatgagacatctgggtggctcagtggttgagtgtctgcctttggctcaagttgtgatcctggagttctgggatagagtcctacatcgggctccctgcaaggaacctgcttctctgcctatgtctttgcttctttctctgtgtctctcaagaacaaataaataaaatcctttttaaaaaatgtaaaatatgacatgcTAACTTAAGAAATTTTTTGTAGGTCCACTTAGTACTATCTTGGTTGATACATAATATCCtgaagatttgtatttttttttaacttgggtaACAATTTCTGTCTAATGGTCATCAGCTCTTTGCTCAAGGTATGGTGCATCTAGACTTTTAGAAATGCAGAGTAGAAAATGATTGTTCAGTACTTGCTGTAGAATGACTAGGGCAAACAGTATGAAATGACGCCAGAAGGCAATTTTACTGTGAAGATCatgttgaataaacaaactgCCAAGATCAATTAAGTTAACATATAATAGACAGTGTCAAGCTGTGTATAGTTTTGTTGAAGTTAGATACTAGGAACACATTtgcaccaaaataaaatttttacacgTTTTTCCATCGCGTGGTTTACTTAGATCTATAGATACACAAATTGTGTTTCATGTTGctataataccttttaaaaatcaatgtacatgTAAATTTAGTAATATGATATCTACTCTTTCTAAATGTTATCTTGTTCTGTTCTAATTAAAGTGAAATTACTCCATCTTACTTTCAGCATTAACATTCTTCCAgaagatattttaatttcaaaatcctTCACCTCCATATGTTttataggtagatagatagatagatagatagatagatagatagatagatgatagatagatagatcttccATCCCAACTAAATGTTTCAGTAATTCTCTCATATAA
The Canis lupus familiaris isolate Mischka breed German Shepherd chromosome 18, alternate assembly UU_Cfam_GSD_1.0, whole genome shotgun sequence genome window above contains:
- the LOC100683828 gene encoding LOW QUALITY PROTEIN: cytochrome b-c1 complex subunit 7-like (The sequence of the model RefSeq protein was modified relative to this genomic sequence to represent the inferred CDS: inserted 1 base in 1 codon), coding for MRGRPVAASSRWLEGFRKWYYNAAGFNKLGLMRDDTIYENEDVKEAIRRLPENLYNDRIFHIKRALDLTXEHQILLKEQWTKYEEDKFHLEPYLREVIQERKEREMGKELIMVLKSVVAAVLEEVG